From a region of the [Eubacterium] eligens ATCC 27750 genome:
- a CDS encoding asparaginase, whose amino-acid sequence MKHILLIATGGTIASKDCGNGLTPCIDVNALIEYIPLVRQMCRINGISLMNIDSSNMNTNHIAAISECIKKHYNDYDGFVITHGTDTCAYTAAALSYQLINLSKPVILTGSQLPIDADATDAVINLQNAIIYSCENISGVFLAFCNKLIAGTCAKKIKTKSFDAFESINYPVIAQIVENRVLYNNHPFKNNKNNYYDFRIETDMCTDIAVINIFPGMNYKLLDYINSSCRGVIIESFGIGGLPDNIIDYIYKLTANGICVVVTTQCLYEGVNLGIYEVGRNLAEADIINGKNMTVENLTMKLMWSLAHFNTIGEVKDFMEKELI is encoded by the coding sequence ATGAAACATATTTTACTGATAGCTACCGGTGGAACCATTGCTTCTAAAGACTGTGGCAATGGACTTACACCGTGTATTGATGTCAATGCTTTAATTGAATATATTCCATTAGTCAGACAAATGTGCCGGATTAACGGAATATCATTAATGAATATTGATAGCAGCAATATGAATACAAATCACATTGCTGCCATATCAGAATGTATTAAAAAACACTATAATGACTATGATGGTTTTGTCATAACACATGGAACTGATACATGTGCTTATACCGCGGCTGCATTGTCATATCAGCTTATTAATCTCTCTAAACCCGTTATTCTTACAGGTTCCCAATTACCAATAGATGCGGATGCAACAGATGCTGTTATTAATTTGCAAAATGCAATTATATATTCATGTGAAAATATATCTGGTGTATTTCTTGCATTTTGTAATAAACTGATAGCCGGAACATGTGCCAAAAAAATTAAGACTAAAAGTTTTGATGCATTTGAAAGTATCAACTATCCTGTGATTGCTCAGATTGTAGAAAACAGGGTTTTATATAATAATCACCCATTCAAAAATAACAAAAACAATTATTATGATTTCCGTATTGAAACCGACATGTGTACTGATATAGCTGTTATAAATATTTTCCCGGGAATGAATTACAAGCTGCTGGACTATATTAATTCATCTTGCAGAGGTGTTATAATTGAAAGCTTCGGAATAGGCGGCCTGCCAGACAACATTATTGATTATATTTACAAGCTTACAGCAAATGGAATATGTGTTGTTGTCACAACACAATGTCTTTATGAAGGCGTTAATCTTGGAATATATGAGGTTGGGCGCAATCTTGCCGAAGCAGATATTATCAACGGAAAAAATATGACAGTTGAAAACCTTACGATGAAACTTATGTGGTCTTTAGCACATTTTAATACTATAGGTGAGGTTAAAGATTTTATGGAAAAGGAGTTGATTTAA